The Streptomyces sp. NBC_01454 genome includes a window with the following:
- a CDS encoding DUF3085 domain-containing protein, which yields MTTLKFALDEALAVADHAMFAPNGSHIPTSDQAESGQTVYASLWWVKDNGTYLMSNAPYAKGKGPDNAFAKGYGPGTDARGILGGDDRVVAVFALHDPHTRQCLHSQLIRARRDGHTALFLEMDGDTVAMSTGR from the coding sequence GTGACCACCTTGAAGTTCGCCCTGGATGAGGCCCTGGCCGTCGCCGACCACGCAATGTTCGCCCCGAACGGGAGCCACATCCCCACATCCGACCAGGCCGAGTCCGGCCAGACCGTCTACGCGTCCCTGTGGTGGGTCAAGGACAACGGCACCTACCTCATGTCCAACGCCCCGTACGCGAAGGGCAAGGGCCCGGACAACGCGTTCGCCAAGGGCTACGGTCCAGGCACCGACGCGCGCGGCATCCTCGGCGGCGACGACCGTGTCGTCGCCGTCTTCGCGCTGCACGATCCGCACACCCGCCAGTGCCTGCACTCTCAGCTCATCCGCGCACGCCGCGACGGGCACACCGCGCTCTTCCTGGAGATGGACGGCGACACCGTGGCCATGAGCACCGGCCGCTGA
- the trpA gene encoding tryptophan synthase subunit alpha, whose translation MTLTPGPAALELDRAFRTARAAQRAALAAYYPVGFPTVEQSILNLRALAEHADVIEVGLPFSDPILDGPTIQQATRQALDAGFRMRHLLTAVRAVRTTSRASVLVMTYWQPVARRGADRFAAEIADAGAAGAIIPDLPLEEAGPWLAAAQQHGLHTVPVVAPTADDARLARICATAGGMIYAPAVAGVTGHTGPLAAGLPGFVTRLRALTSLPVSVGIGVSSAEQAHQAAQYADGVIVGSALIRQIQNVPGPGGVRAALALARDLALGVRRLSAAA comes from the coding sequence ATGACTCTCACGCCAGGCCCCGCCGCGCTTGAGCTCGACCGGGCCTTCCGCACTGCCCGCGCCGCGCAGCGCGCCGCGCTCGCGGCGTACTACCCCGTCGGTTTCCCCACCGTCGAGCAGAGCATCCTCAATCTGCGGGCCCTGGCCGAGCACGCTGACGTCATCGAAGTGGGCCTGCCGTTCAGCGATCCGATACTCGACGGCCCGACCATCCAACAAGCCACCCGCCAGGCCCTGGACGCCGGATTCCGCATGCGGCACCTGCTCACCGCCGTGCGCGCCGTCCGGACAACCTCCCGCGCGTCGGTGCTCGTGATGACGTACTGGCAGCCCGTCGCCCGCCGGGGCGCCGACCGATTTGCGGCGGAAATAGCCGACGCCGGCGCGGCCGGCGCGATCATCCCCGACCTGCCACTGGAAGAGGCGGGTCCGTGGCTCGCTGCCGCACAGCAACACGGCCTGCACACAGTGCCCGTCGTCGCACCCACCGCGGACGACGCGCGCCTCGCCCGGATCTGCGCCACCGCGGGCGGCATGATCTACGCCCCGGCCGTCGCCGGGGTCACCGGCCACACCGGTCCCCTCGCAGCAGGTCTTCCCGGCTTCGTCACCCGGCTGCGCGCCCTCACCTCACTTCCGGTCAGCGTGGGCATCGGGGTGTCGAGCGCCGAACAAGCCCACCAGGCCGCTCAGTACGCCGATGGCGTCATCGTCGGCTCTGCCCTGATCCGCCAGATCCAGAACGTCCCCGGGCCCGGCGGCGTCCGCGCCGCCCTCGCCCTCGCCCGCGACCTGGCCCTCGGCGTTCGCCGACTGAGCGCGGCCGCGTAG